GAGTccatgaagaggaagcggcggaggTTCAACTTGATGCAAAACCTTCACGATCACTTCCATGCTGCTGCAGATTCTGAGCGCACCATCTACATCGATCACCACGAGCAAGAGGTCGCGGAAGAAGTTCGTCTCAAGGAGATTGAGGAAGACAAGGAGCGGAAGAAGGACCAGCAGCGGAAGCGGCGGCGCGAAAAGGCTATCGCAGATGAGGAGATCAAGCGAGAAGAAGCAATCCGCAGCCTGGCCACTGTCCaggatgaggaagagcgAGCTCGCCTTGAGAATCTCATCTCTCGTCACGACAAGAAGATCCGCGATACTCAGAGTCGCCTGCAGGGAATCACGCCATCAAAGGAGTTCCGCAATGAGTCGCCTCACAATACTGCAGCGCTTGGACGACGAGAGCGGGAAGTTAACCTTGACGGCGGTCTCATGACTTCATTCTACAGCAACAATGCAAATGGCGACGAAGGCACGCCCGAGACGTCTACCACTGGCAAGGCGAAGGCTAGCCGAGCGGCACGTGGCACTGGCGGTGGTCGTGCTAGGAAAAGCAAGGAGCAAAAGCAGGCTGAAAAGGATAGTGCCCGTCTTGCACAAGCGTACCTTGATCAAGGCCAAGATCTGCCATCGATTGCCCctaaggaggaagagagattGGCAAGTCTGGCCGAGCGCAAGATGCGCGAAGACTCCGAGGCATTGAGCGACACCGCTCTCGCAGTGATTGACCAACAGCACACGGCAGGACTCACAGGAATGGCCAAATTCGACAGCAAAGGTTACAACCAGATCTATGAGCAAATCACTCGCGATCTGGCCAAAGGCGTGCCCAAGGTGGTTCGCATCAAGAACAACAGCCTTGACACCAAGCAATCCAACGCCCGCAAGACTGCACAGCTGGCTGCGAAGGAAGCTCGGAGATGGCAATTGCGCACGAACAAGAGCACCAAGGATGTCGCTGCTCGCGCCAAGCGTGCTATGCGTGAGATGCTGGGCTTCTGGAAGCGGAATGAACGTGACGAGCGTGAAGGTCGCAAAGTTGCGGAGAAGCAAGAGCTCGACAAGGCTCGCAAGCAGGAAGCCGAGCGGGAAGCCAATCGACAGAAGAGGAAGCTCAATTTCCTCATCTCACAGACCGAGCTGTACTCTCATTTCATCGGCAAGAAGGTCAAGACTGATGAGATTGAGAAGGCTGGAGATGATGTCGTCCCGACTGGACAGACCATCCGGGACGATCCCAATGCTGAGAATACTGTGGACCTCCCTGGATCAGTCGCCAACCTTCAAGCCAAGGTCACCAACTTTGAGGATCTGGACTTCGATGCCGAGGATGAGACTGCTCTTCAGCAGGCGGCCATGGCCAATGCTCAGCATGCGATCCAGGAAGCTCAAGACCGCGCCAGAGCCTTTGACAAGGATGCTGGCGAGGCTGCTGAGCTCAAAGATGCTCAGGAAAACTTCGACGAAGGCGAGATGAACTTCCAAAACCCAACATCTCTTCAAAGCATGGACGTCAAGCAGCCGAAGATGCTGACTTGCCAACTGAAAGAGTATCAAGTCAAGGGTCTCAATTGGCTGGTCAACTTGTACGAGCAAGGTATCAATGGTATTCTCGCCGACGAGATGGGTCTTGGAAAGACAGTACAGTCCATCTCGGTCATGGCGTACTTGGCCGAAGTGCACAACATTTGGGGTCCTTTCCTGGTCATCGCACCTGCGTCCACACTCCACAACTGGCAACAGGAAATCTCGAGATTCGTTCCGAGCATCAAGGTTCTCCCATACTGGGGCTCTGCGAAAGATCGAAAAGTGCTGCGTAAGTTCTGGGATCGCAAGCACATTACATACAACCGCGACAGTCCATTCCACGTGTTGGTCACGTCTTATCAGCTGGTTGTTCAGGACACAGCCTACTTCCAGAAGGTCAAGTGGCAATACATGATTTTGGATGAAGCTCAGGCCATCaagtcttcgtcttcttctcgatgGAAGTCTCTCCTTGGCTTCCACTGCCGCAATCGCCTGCTGCTGACCGGAACACCCATTCAGAACAACATGCAGGAGTTGTGGGCTCTTCTCCATTTCATCATGCCTTCGCTCTTCGACAGCCACGATGAGTTTTCGGAGTGGTTCTCCAAGGACATTGAGAACCATGCTCAGTCCAACACCAAGCTTAACGAGGACCAGCTCCGCCGTCTACACATGATCCTCAAGCCATTCATGTTGCGACGTATCAAGAAGCATGTCCAGAAGGAGCTCGGCGACAAGATTGAGATTGACGTCTTCTGCGACCTCACCTACCGACAACGTGCCTACTACACCAATCTGCGGAACAAGATCAGTATTATGGATTTGATCGAGAAAGCTGCAGTCGGTGACGAGCAGGACACTGCGACGCTGATGAACTTGGTCATGCAGTTCAGGAAAGTTTGCAACCATCccgacctcttcgagcgcgcCGATACCTGGAGTCCGATGTCCATGTCGTACTATGCGGAGACGGCTTCATTCATGCGTGAGGGCAACAATGTCAACGTGGCGTACAGCGTGCGCAATTTGATCGAATTCTGGATTCCAAGCATGCTTGCTGAGGGTGCAGGACGTCTCGATGTTGCCGGTCCGGACAATGATCGAGCTGGCTGGCGCAACAAGTGGCTTACCAACGAGCTCAGCATCTGGAACGAGCAGCACATCGTCAACAGCCAGAAGTCGAGGAATGGCTTCTCTTGGATGCGATTCGTCGACAAGTCTGCGAGCGAAGTTGCACTCACTGCTCGTCAGTCTCTCGTCCAGCGTGTCGCAGATCTGGTCAAGGAAGGCGATCGCGCTGGCAAGTTCAAGGTGGCTtacgatgacgatgaagagaaggagaacgCGGGCTTCACGCCTGTTCATGCCATGCTCAACATCGTCGACCGCAACGCACGCACACCCCTCGCCGAGGTCACTGAAGAGGGCCACTTGAGCAAGCTCTTCAACATCTCTCGAAACGCCTTGCAAGAGACTGGCTACAGCACCATCGAGACTGCATACCTACCGACAGCAACCGCGCCTCCAGTCGAGCTCGTCTGCCGAAGTCAGCAAAGCCTTCTCGAGCAAGAaacctccttcttcaacgTCCCCGTCCGTCGCACTCTCTACCCGATCAACGCACCCACCGAGCAAGCTCTTCTCCGCTCGCCACTCCGGCCCTCCCAATACCCTGTCACGAACCTCCTCCCCGCACCGGCCTCTCAAAAGCAACGCTTTACCAAGATCGAAGTCCCAAGCATGCGCCGCTTCGTCACCGACTCCGGCAAACTCGCCAAACTCGACGCCCTCCTCACCCAACTCAAAGAAGGCGGCCACCGCGTCCTGCTCTACTTCCAAATGACCCGCATGATCGACCTGATGGAAGAGTACCTCACCTACCGCAACTACAAATACTGCCGTCTCGACGGTTCCACCAAACTCGAAGACCGTCGCGACACCGTCGCCGCGTTCCAGAGCTCACCGGAaatcttcgtcttcctgcTCTCCACCCGCGCCGGTGGTCTGGGAATCAACCTCACGAGCGCGGACACCGTCATCTTCTACGACTCGGATTGGAATCCTACCATTGACTCCCAGGCTATGGATCGCGCTCATCGTCTTGGTCAGACGCGCCAGGTTACTGTTTACCGTCTGATCACGAGGGGTACGATTGAAGAGCGGATCCGCAAGCGCGCGTtgcagaaggaggaggtgcaGAGGGTTGTCATCTCCGGTCAAGCGGGGAGTAGTACGGTCGACTTCAACAATCGCAGTCGGGAGACGAATCGCACCAAGGAAATGGCGATGTGgcttgcggacgacgatcAGGTTGAGGCGATCGAGAGGAGAGAAGCAGAGGTgttggaagaggaagcgaagTCGGGCAAACAGGGCGCtggagggaagaagaggaagaatgCGGCGGcggggaagaggaaggaggttAGCATGGATGACATGTATCATGAAGGTGAGTGCGAGTTGAGCGCGAGGCACGGGAATGACGTGGAGATGTGATTGCTGACTTTGTGTGCTTGCAGGCGAAGGCAAATTCGAAGACAACGCGAGCCATGAGCCCTCGGGCGCGGCGACGCCGattggagatggagatggcggaccgccggcgaagaagaaaaagGGGTTGAgtaagaaggcgaagacggtGAAGCAGCGGTTGGCGGTGATTGATGGGGAGGTTGGCTGATGGTGTCAGCTGAGAGAAGTCCGTGGTTGGGCGTTGCGTGTGCGAGTATGCTGTGGATTTGCTTTTCTGGGTTGTATTTGTATCTCTTGTAACTTTTTAGAGGGGATTGGAGGCAGACCTGCTGTCGAGGGGACAGTGGCGTATTGGAGAGGTATACAAACCCACGGGGCTATTGGAGAAGGGACGAGACCAGGCATGCCTTTCACTTTCTGCTGCTCGCTTGCTGATATGCTGTGCCATCTAGACAAGCTCTCTAATAATAGCCGCTGCGGGCATGGCTCGGCGCTTAAGGTATGGTCTTGGACTGCACTTGTCGCCTTTACGAGGGAGCGACTCGAGCCTCTCTTCCCCAGACGCTTTACCTTTCGAGATATCTCGCGGTGAAACTTTTTCGAATCTGATCACTTCCCACTGCCTCCTTGAACCCTCGGTCTCCAGAGATCTGGCTTGGACTCTCCATCGGACCACGACTGCATACGGATACCAACACCAAGCCGCCAGCGATCTGGACTGGAGATGAGAGCAACTTGACGCTTTTCCATCAACGAGTCACTGATAGCTCAACGACCAAAGGACACCAACCCACTGGACCACGACGCTTCGCATTTACGACATGCTCCCACAGTCGCTCTTCTCGAGTTACGGACAGTACAAGACCGACACGGACTACGTCGCCAGCTGGCTGTTGGACACTGCTAAAGGCTGTGGCTATGTTGTTGCCGAAAGGACAGCGGCGCCTGCAGCTCCACCTCGATTGAAAGGCAAGGCACGAAAAGctgcgaagcagaagagcaAAATCTCGGGAAAGGAGAGTTCTGAGAGCACCCCAGTGTATCCGGTCCAGGTCAAGGAACTGCTGCCCCTGGCTGAGCATATTGCTCATGCTAGTACGCCACGACCTGCGGTGCCGCCGTCTTTCATGAGAAAACTCACACGAGCAATCGGCCTGCGAAAACAGCATCAGACCTGGCACCAACACCTGTCCAGCGCGCAGTCTCgaggcgatgaggacgatggacACGGTCACTTTATACGCATCTTGGAGAAGGTACAGGAGGCTCTACAGTCTTGCATAGTTCCATCAGAAGCGTCCGCAGGCAGGACCGTGGCCAGGAACAGCGCGCACAACATTCCCTTGACTAATGTATTCGACACTTTGACGGTAGAAGAGCCCATGGATGAGGGCGATTCTTCGCACGGCCAAGGAGAGATCCGCACCACCTGCACCGTGAACACCATGGATGATCCGAGTATCCGCAACCACGAAAGGCTCTTTGCTCAATTCTGCTTGATGATGGACTTGCACAAAATCCGTACTTATCTCATTGAGATCTGGCGAGTCTATGCTGAAGGCAAAGAAGACTTGACTGTCGTTGCAATCACCACCAATACCGCTATCGACTTCGTGCGAAACCTGCAGAAAGATATCGAATCCACATTCTCCAATCAGGACTTGTCCCAGCGACCGGTCTGTCCATTGTGTATCTTCCAGAAGCTGCAGAGTGCCACTGCCACTGCTGATTCCACCGACGTGTGTCTTCTGAACACTCATCGGATCCTCTCCAACTATATCAAAGGTTTCCTGGTCGAATCAGACCCCTTGGAATACGTACCTGAAGTCAATCCCCTTTTCTCTGAGCTATATGTTCAGGACGAAGGGTACATTCAAGATCTCGCAA
This genomic interval from Zymoseptoria tritici IPO323 chromosome 8, whole genome shotgun sequence contains the following:
- a CDS encoding SNF2 family DNA-dependent ATPase domain-containing protein (Homolog of Saccharomyces cerevisiae INO80, a Swi2/Snf2-related ATPase that forms a large complex, containing actin and several actin-related proteins, that has chromatin remodeling activity and 3' to 5' DNA helicase activity in vitro), giving the protein MSAKAAYEEVAPAPPAVLPPTGPPSLTIRDTEAAYKEIEARDLSDVEVDMPGMDVPKQEWVQRTHKRGLEHEIAESMKRKRRRFNLMQNLHDHFHAAADSERTIYIDHHEQEVAEEVRLKEIEEDKERKKDQQRKRRREKAIADEEIKREEAIRSLATVQDEEERARLENLISRHDKKIRDTQSRLQGITPSKEFRNESPHNTAALGRREREAKASRAARGTGGGRARKSKEQKQAEKDSARLAQAYLDQGQDLPSIAPKEEERLASLAERKMREDSEALSDTALAVIDQQHTAGLTGMAKFDSKGYNQIYEQITRDLAKGVPKVVRIKNNSLDTKQSNARKTAQLAAKEARRWQLRTNKSTKDVAARAKRAMREMLGFWKRNERDEREGRKVAEKQELDKARKQEAEREANRQKRKLNFLISQTELYSHFIGKKVKTDEIEKAGDDVVPTGQTIRDDPNAENTVDLPGSVANLQAKVTNFEDLDFDAEDETALQQAAMANAQHAIQEAQDRARAFDKDAGEAAELKDAQENFDEGEMNFQNPTSLQSMDVKQPKMLTCQLKEYQVKGLNWLVNLYEQGINGILADEMGLGKTVQSISVMAYLAEVHNIWGPFLVIAPASTLHNWQQEISRFVPSIKVLPYWGSAKDRKVLRKFWDRKHITYNRDSPFHVLVTSYQLVVQDTAYFQKVKWQYMILDEAQAIKSSSSSRWKSLLGFHCRNRLLLTGTPIQNNMQELWALLHFIMPSLFDSHDEFSEWFSKDIENHAQSNTKLNEDQLRRLHMILKPFMLRRIKKHVQKELGDKIEIDVFCDLTYRQRAYYTNLRNKISIMDLIEKAAVGDEQDTATLMNLVMQFRKVCNHPDLFERADTWSPMSMSYYAETASFMREGNNVNVAYSVRNLIEFWIPSMLAEGAGRLDVAGPDNDRAGWRNKWLTNELSIWNEQHIVNSQKSRNGFSWMRFVDKSASEVALTARQSLVQRVADLVKEGDRAGKFKVAYDDDEEKENAGFTPVHAMLNIVDRNARTPLAEVTEEGHLSKLFNISRNALQETGYSTIETAYLPTATAPPVELVCRSQQSLLEQETSFFNVPVRRTLYPINAPTEQALLRSPLRPSQYPVTNLLPAPASQKQRFTKIEVPSMRRFVTDSGKLAKLDALLTQLKEGGHRVLLYFQMTRMIDLMEEYLTYRNYKYCRLDGSTKLEDRRDTVAAFQSSPEIFVFLLSTRAGGLGINLTSADTVIFYDSDWNPTIDSQAMDRAHRLGQTRQVTVYRLITRGTIEERIRKRALQKEEVQRVVISGQAGSSTVDFNNRSRETNRTKEMAMWLADDDQVEAIERREAEVLEEEAKSGKQGAGGKKRKNAAAGKRKEVSMDDMYHEGEGKFEDNASHEPSGAATPIGDGDGGPPAKKKKGLSKKAKTVKQRLAVIDGEVG